One Luteibacter sp. 9135 DNA segment encodes these proteins:
- the ttcA gene encoding tRNA 2-thiocytidine(32) synthetase TtcA gives MSATPDATRKQSYEAGKLAKRLRRQVGQAIADFGMVEDGDRIMVCLSGGKDSYTLLDMLLSLQAKAPVRFDLIAVNLDQKQPDFPEHVLPGYLTALGVPFHVIEQDTYSVVTRVIPQGKTLCSLCSRMRRGALYQWAAANGITKIALGHHRDDILGTFFLNMFYQGSLKAMPPKLLSDDGRHVVIRPLAYCKEDDIAAYAATRAFPIIPCNLCGSQENLQRKVVKRMLAEWEKSNPGRSETIFRAMGNIAPSQLTDRRLFDFAALGAREDAARPDAHAWLAGGDTVDDND, from the coding sequence ATGTCCGCCACGCCCGACGCCACCCGCAAGCAGAGCTACGAAGCCGGCAAACTGGCCAAACGCCTGCGTCGCCAGGTCGGCCAGGCCATCGCCGACTTCGGCATGGTCGAGGACGGCGACCGCATCATGGTCTGCCTCTCCGGCGGGAAGGATTCCTACACACTGCTGGACATGCTGCTGTCACTGCAGGCCAAGGCGCCGGTGCGCTTCGACCTCATCGCGGTGAACCTCGACCAGAAACAGCCTGATTTCCCCGAGCATGTGCTGCCGGGTTACCTGACCGCGCTGGGCGTCCCGTTCCATGTCATCGAGCAGGACACCTACAGCGTCGTCACCCGGGTCATCCCCCAGGGCAAGACCCTGTGCAGCCTGTGCTCGCGCATGCGCCGCGGGGCGCTCTACCAGTGGGCCGCGGCCAACGGCATCACGAAGATCGCGCTGGGCCACCATCGCGACGACATCCTCGGTACGTTCTTCCTGAACATGTTCTACCAGGGCAGCCTGAAGGCCATGCCGCCCAAGCTGTTGTCCGACGACGGGCGCCATGTGGTCATCCGTCCGCTGGCCTATTGCAAGGAAGACGACATCGCGGCCTACGCGGCCACCCGCGCTTTCCCCATCATTCCCTGCAACCTGTGCGGCTCGCAGGAGAACCTGCAGCGCAAGGTGGTCAAGCGCATGCTCGCCGAGTGGGAAAAATCCAACCCCGGCCGCAGCGAGACGATCTTCCGTGCCATGGGCAACATCGCGCCGTCGCAGCTGACGGATCGCCGCCTGTTCGACTTCGCGGCGCTTGGCGCACGCGAAGACGCGGCGCGACCCGACGCCCACGCCTGGCTCGCTGGCGGCGACACCGTCGACGACAACGACTGA
- a CDS encoding FUSC family protein, translating to MSAIDLQHATPTTRQVVVETLREEVDVWLFVAKTLLAFFLTGWLAMRLALPAPSTAMLTTIIVANRQSGMVLAKSFYRAIGTLTGAAAAIVIVAAFPQTRDLFLLSLSVWIGVCAGGATLYRNFKSYAFVLAGYTAAIVAIPVIDNPPGVFDSSWARISEVLLGLMVSGVVNDVVFPSRMRDVLRRAAREQFAHFVGFVRDSTAGAIARDTMENAHLRFVRAAVTLEDLRSSVIFEDAEARARSSHLRLFNQRFMAASTSFQSLHHLINRLKRAHRDATAQALMRLYTPIGDALDAPIEAGAAARVLLPRLVAARDTMRTNTPAQRAALADSQDIRDFDTGASLLARFVDELYDYVDTAASLQTPRVSNGAAERVRFDRGNDFLGAGLATFRTTLTMLVLGAFWVASAWPLGSSAMLLATVFAGLFATTPNPTRVTWQVMLGYLSGMVLGFICEFFVLTRLDGYGLLVVGVAPFLAVGLVLMMTRRFASYGLGWAMGFAYILTLKNVQVYDPAHFINDAIAQVVGLGAAAVSFVVIPPAIGSAWLRRRQLARLRGQVALAAEAPLPGLRHRFESVNHDLVSQVVAQTEPGSADSRTLIAWALAVHETGRALIELRHDIARRDVPAALRPYLQDTLRTLARFYEKPDADGYLLARDAVATAIAGVGEHEGTQYLLAHLHLVRMALLDGESVLAAYMPDMPLSKEIAHAS from the coding sequence ATGTCCGCCATCGATCTGCAACATGCCACTCCCACCACGCGCCAGGTCGTGGTCGAGACGCTGCGCGAGGAAGTCGACGTCTGGCTGTTCGTCGCCAAGACCCTGCTCGCGTTTTTTCTCACCGGATGGCTAGCCATGCGCCTGGCCCTGCCGGCGCCGTCCACGGCGATGCTGACGACGATCATCGTCGCCAACCGCCAGTCCGGCATGGTGCTGGCCAAGAGTTTCTACCGTGCGATCGGCACGCTGACCGGCGCCGCGGCGGCCATCGTCATCGTGGCCGCCTTTCCGCAGACGCGTGACCTGTTCCTGCTGTCGCTGTCGGTGTGGATCGGCGTGTGTGCCGGTGGCGCCACGCTGTATCGCAACTTCAAGTCGTATGCCTTCGTGCTGGCGGGTTACACGGCGGCCATCGTCGCCATTCCCGTGATCGACAATCCGCCCGGCGTCTTCGATTCGTCGTGGGCGCGTATCAGTGAAGTCCTGCTCGGCCTCATGGTCAGCGGCGTGGTCAACGATGTGGTGTTCCCCAGCCGCATGCGCGACGTCTTGCGGCGCGCGGCGCGCGAGCAGTTCGCGCACTTCGTTGGCTTCGTGCGCGACAGCACGGCCGGGGCGATCGCCCGCGACACGATGGAGAACGCCCACCTGCGCTTCGTGCGCGCTGCAGTCACGCTGGAAGACCTTCGCAGCTCGGTCATTTTCGAAGACGCCGAAGCCCGCGCGCGCAGCAGCCACCTGCGCCTGTTCAACCAGCGTTTCATGGCAGCGTCTACCAGCTTCCAGTCGCTGCACCACCTGATCAACCGGCTGAAGCGGGCGCACCGCGACGCGACCGCACAGGCGTTGATGCGCCTGTACACGCCGATCGGCGACGCTCTCGACGCGCCCATCGAGGCCGGCGCCGCCGCGCGCGTGCTGTTGCCGCGCCTGGTGGCGGCGCGCGACACGATGCGGACGAACACCCCGGCACAACGCGCTGCGCTGGCCGATTCGCAGGACATTCGCGATTTCGACACCGGCGCGTCGCTGCTGGCCCGTTTCGTCGACGAGCTTTACGACTATGTCGATACGGCCGCCTCGTTGCAGACGCCACGGGTGAGCAACGGCGCTGCGGAGCGAGTGCGCTTCGATCGCGGCAACGACTTCCTCGGCGCCGGCCTGGCAACGTTCCGCACAACGCTGACCATGCTGGTGCTGGGGGCGTTCTGGGTGGCCAGCGCCTGGCCGCTGGGTTCCAGTGCCATGTTGCTCGCCACGGTGTTCGCTGGCTTGTTCGCCACCACACCCAACCCGACGCGGGTGACCTGGCAGGTCATGCTCGGCTACCTCTCGGGCATGGTGCTGGGCTTCATCTGCGAGTTCTTCGTCCTTACGCGCCTGGATGGCTACGGCCTGCTGGTGGTCGGCGTGGCGCCGTTCCTGGCCGTTGGCCTGGTGCTCATGATGACCCGACGCTTCGCATCCTACGGCCTGGGCTGGGCCATGGGCTTTGCCTACATCCTCACGCTGAAGAACGTGCAGGTGTACGACCCGGCGCATTTCATCAACGACGCCATCGCGCAGGTCGTTGGGTTGGGCGCCGCGGCGGTGTCGTTCGTAGTCATTCCGCCCGCGATCGGCAGCGCCTGGTTGCGGCGGCGCCAGCTGGCACGCCTGCGTGGGCAGGTCGCGCTCGCCGCGGAGGCCCCGTTGCCCGGCCTTCGCCACCGGTTCGAGAGCGTCAATCACGACCTGGTCAGTCAGGTGGTCGCCCAGACGGAGCCGGGCAGTGCCGACTCGCGCACGCTGATCGCATGGGCCCTGGCGGTGCACGAGACGGGACGGGCGTTGATCGAACTGCGTCACGACATCGCGCGTCGGGATGTCCCGGCCGCCCTGCGTCCGTACCTGCAGGACACGCTGCGTACCCTGGCCCGTTTCTACGAGAAACCCGACGCCGACGGCTATCTGCTCGCGCGGGACGCGGTCGCCACGGCTATCGCCGGCGTCGGTGAGCACGAGGGTACTCAGTACCTGCTGGCCCACCTGCACCTGGTGCGCATGGCCCTGCTCGACGGGGAATCCGTCCTCGCCGCCTACATGCCCGATATGCCGCTCAGCAAGGAGATCGCCCATGCCTCGTGA
- a CDS encoding GNAT family N-acetyltransferase, translating to MAAVAPIRLANRHVTLEPLQPVHAGPLERAAADGDLWNLWFTSVPAPGRVEAYIASALRGQDEGRMSPWVVRENVSGDIVGTTRFYDIVDDPRRMAIGYTWYARRWQRSHVNTACKHLLLSHAFTGLDAVAVEFHTDAYNQDSQRAIEKLGAKREGILRAHKRRPDGSLRDTVCYSILATEWPDVDQWLQLRLDRLAPPAA from the coding sequence ATGGCCGCAGTGGCGCCCATCCGGCTGGCCAACCGCCACGTGACGCTGGAGCCGCTCCAACCGGTGCACGCCGGCCCGCTGGAGCGTGCCGCGGCTGATGGTGACCTCTGGAACCTGTGGTTCACCTCCGTGCCGGCGCCGGGCCGCGTGGAGGCCTACATCGCCTCAGCCCTGCGTGGGCAGGACGAAGGCCGGATGTCTCCCTGGGTGGTGCGCGAGAACGTCTCCGGCGACATCGTGGGCACCACGCGCTTCTACGACATCGTCGACGATCCGCGGCGCATGGCCATCGGCTATACCTGGTACGCACGGCGCTGGCAGCGCAGCCACGTCAACACGGCCTGCAAGCACCTGCTGTTGTCCCACGCCTTCACTGGCCTGGACGCCGTGGCCGTCGAGTTCCACACCGACGCCTACAACCAGGATTCGCAACGCGCCATCGAGAAACTGGGCGCGAAGCGCGAGGGCATCCTGCGCGCCCACAAGCGTCGGCCCGACGGCTCGCTGCGTGACACGGTGTGTTACAGCATCCTGGCTACCGAGTGGCCCGACGTCGATCAATGGCTGCAGCTGCGGTTGGATCGCCTGGCACCGCCTGCCGCCTGA
- a CDS encoding ubiquinone biosynthesis accessory factor UbiJ, which produces MTPERPPADADPRRFLPRPLRVLAGRAMEAALNRAVDLDPDTRARLDALDGRSVQVHLAGPELGIRITVEKGRLRVGPPEEGGSLRVAASPGSLLAMALRRDDDGVAPGKVDIAGDAELARRLERLARQYAPDVEEAFAKTFGDRLGVPLATALREGLAHARESVSHLTEDTADWLREEGRVAVAPGEMDTFLDGVDAVRERTERAEARLARLARTLGGSRA; this is translated from the coding sequence ATGACTCCCGAACGTCCCCCGGCCGACGCCGATCCTCGTCGCTTCCTGCCCCGACCGCTACGTGTGCTGGCCGGCCGTGCGATGGAGGCCGCGCTCAACCGCGCGGTCGACCTCGATCCCGACACCCGTGCCCGACTCGACGCACTCGACGGCCGCAGCGTGCAGGTGCACCTCGCCGGGCCCGAACTGGGCATCCGCATCACCGTGGAGAAAGGCCGCCTGCGCGTGGGGCCGCCCGAGGAAGGCGGCAGCCTGCGCGTCGCCGCTTCGCCGGGTAGCTTGCTGGCCATGGCGCTGCGCCGCGACGACGACGGCGTGGCGCCCGGGAAGGTGGACATCGCGGGCGATGCCGAGCTGGCGCGACGCCTGGAGCGACTCGCCCGACAGTACGCGCCTGACGTTGAGGAAGCTTTCGCGAAGACCTTCGGCGACCGGCTGGGCGTTCCGCTGGCCACCGCCCTGCGCGAGGGCCTGGCCCATGCGCGCGAGTCCGTCTCGCACCTCACCGAGGACACCGCCGACTGGCTGCGCGAGGAAGGCCGCGTAGCCGTGGCCCCGGGCGAAATGGATACCTTCCTCGACGGTGTGGATGCCGTCCGCGAACGCACGGAACGCGCCGAGGCCCGGCTTGCCCGCCTCGCCCGGACCCTCGGGGGGTCGCGCGCATGA
- a CDS encoding tRNA (cytidine(34)-2'-O)-methyltransferase — protein sequence MPHVILFRPEIPPNTGNVIRLCANTGAGLHLVRPLGFELDDARLRRAGLDYHEFARVAVHDTLDACLDALGRPRVFAFSTRGQQLHTEVTFAEGDALLFGCETAGLPDDVLDALPAGQRVRLPMRPGNRSLNLSNAVAVAVFEVWRQSGFDGAA from the coding sequence ATGCCCCACGTCATCCTCTTCCGACCCGAAATACCGCCCAACACGGGCAACGTGATTCGCCTCTGCGCCAATACAGGCGCCGGTCTGCACCTGGTACGGCCGCTCGGCTTCGAACTCGACGACGCCCGCCTGCGTCGCGCCGGCCTGGACTACCACGAATTCGCACGGGTGGCGGTGCACGACACCCTGGACGCCTGCCTCGACGCCCTCGGCCGACCGCGTGTATTCGCGTTCTCCACGCGCGGGCAGCAACTCCATACCGAGGTGACCTTCGCCGAAGGCGATGCCCTGCTGTTCGGTTGCGAGACGGCCGGCCTGCCCGACGACGTACTGGACGCCCTTCCCGCCGGGCAGCGCGTGCGCCTGCCCATGCGTCCGGGCAACCGCAGCCTCAACCTATCCAATGCCGTGGCGGTCGCCGTGTTCGAGGTGTGGCGCCAGTCCGGCTTCGACGGCGCGGCCTGA
- a CDS encoding M16 family metallopeptidase — MKNRLALLAVGLISFVGAAAAASSAPDTIPDIAYTRFQLPNGLTVVVHEDHKAPVVAVSIWYHVGSGDEPAGKTGFAHLFEHLMFSGSENRKGTYFQPFERAGATDMNGTTWFDRTNYFETVPTTALDMALWMESDRMGHLLGAIGQKELDTQRGVVQNEKRQGENQPYGRVDENVLVNTYPANHPYHHDTIGSMADLDAASLADVKQWFHDYYGAANTTLVLAGDITVAQAKAKAEKYFGDIPAGPPVPRQQPWITPLQASTRGIQHDQVAQARIVRTWIVPQLGTDDALQLDLATTVLGGGKTSRLYQRLVYQDKLADDVSLGISPFALASQVQLTVDVKAGVDPAKVEAAVASVWKDYLATGPTADELARAKVANRAGFIRGLEKVGGSGGKAVILAEGQVYRNDPEAYKKDLERAQNATTASVLAASKTWLTRGDYTLTILPAAAGFDPAAEDKAVTGLGTSPGRPTAVTPPARSYAVGASQVDRSKGVPSVDTFPDLSFPTLQRGKLKNGIEVVLAERHTVPVTQVLLLFNAGYAADQGRKLGTASFTSALLEESTRSLDSVEVARRKERLGAIVSSSCSLDTCSVGLNALNSDLTPSLALFADITRNPAFKADDIERVRGQWMAGIAQEKTEPTGLALRTLPPLLYGANHAYGIPFTGSGTKKAIASLTAADLATFQRDYLRPDNVRIVVAGDTTLADILPRLDAVFGDWQAPATAVPARNIGQVAAQPKPRVFLVNRTDAPQSLILAGLLAPSTRAPDALDLGIANGAFGGTFTSRLNMNLREEKRWAYGAGSMLSDAQGQRPLLFYAPVQTDKTAESAAEILKEAKAVIGPKPLTADEIGNIQAQRIRALPGSFETTSSVLGAISGILIYGRPDDYVQTLKSRIEGVDRAKAEAALAAVIRPDALTWVIVGDLRKIEAPVRALNLGEVHVIDADGQPAKDIAAPAPARAGKTKAPPAAKAR, encoded by the coding sequence ATGAAGAACCGCCTCGCCCTGCTTGCCGTCGGGCTGATCTCCTTCGTCGGGGCCGCCGCTGCGGCGTCGTCCGCGCCCGACACGATTCCGGACATCGCATACACGCGCTTCCAGTTGCCGAACGGCCTCACCGTCGTCGTGCATGAAGACCACAAGGCGCCCGTGGTCGCGGTCAGCATCTGGTACCACGTGGGCTCGGGCGACGAGCCGGCCGGCAAGACCGGCTTCGCCCACCTGTTCGAGCACCTGATGTTCTCGGGCTCGGAGAACCGCAAGGGCACCTATTTCCAGCCGTTCGAGCGCGCCGGTGCCACCGACATGAACGGCACCACGTGGTTCGACCGCACCAATTACTTCGAGACCGTGCCCACCACCGCCCTCGATATGGCGCTGTGGATGGAATCCGACCGGATGGGCCACCTGCTCGGCGCCATCGGCCAGAAGGAACTGGACACCCAGCGTGGCGTGGTGCAGAACGAGAAGCGCCAGGGCGAGAACCAGCCCTACGGCCGCGTGGACGAGAACGTCCTCGTCAATACCTATCCGGCCAATCACCCGTATCACCACGACACCATCGGTTCGATGGCCGACCTGGACGCGGCCTCGCTGGCCGACGTCAAGCAGTGGTTCCACGACTACTACGGGGCAGCCAACACCACCCTCGTGCTGGCGGGCGACATCACGGTGGCCCAGGCCAAGGCGAAGGCCGAGAAGTACTTCGGCGACATCCCCGCAGGGCCGCCGGTGCCCCGGCAGCAGCCGTGGATCACCCCGCTACAGGCCTCGACGCGCGGTATCCAGCACGACCAGGTCGCGCAGGCGCGCATCGTGCGGACGTGGATCGTGCCCCAGCTGGGCACGGACGATGCCTTGCAGCTCGATCTCGCCACTACGGTTCTCGGCGGCGGCAAGACATCCCGGCTTTACCAGCGTCTCGTCTACCAGGACAAGCTCGCCGACGATGTCAGCCTCGGTATCTCGCCGTTCGCCCTCGCCAGCCAGGTGCAGCTCACCGTCGACGTCAAGGCCGGGGTGGACCCGGCAAAGGTCGAAGCGGCCGTGGCATCGGTATGGAAGGATTACCTCGCCACCGGCCCCACGGCCGACGAGCTGGCGCGTGCCAAGGTCGCCAACCGCGCGGGATTCATCCGCGGCCTGGAGAAGGTGGGCGGCTCGGGCGGCAAGGCCGTGATCCTCGCCGAGGGACAGGTCTACCGTAACGATCCGGAGGCCTACAAGAAGGACCTGGAGCGGGCGCAGAACGCCACGACCGCGTCGGTGCTGGCGGCGTCGAAGACCTGGCTGACCCGCGGCGACTACACGCTGACCATCCTGCCTGCGGCAGCCGGCTTCGATCCCGCCGCCGAGGACAAGGCGGTAACCGGCCTGGGTACATCGCCGGGCCGCCCCACCGCCGTCACCCCGCCGGCACGGTCCTATGCCGTCGGCGCGTCCCAGGTCGATCGCAGCAAGGGCGTGCCGTCGGTGGACACCTTCCCCGACCTGTCCTTCCCCACGCTCCAGCGGGGCAAGCTGAAGAACGGCATCGAGGTGGTGCTGGCCGAGCGCCACACGGTACCGGTGACCCAGGTGCTGCTCCTGTTCAACGCGGGCTACGCAGCCGACCAGGGCCGCAAGCTCGGCACCGCCAGCTTCACCTCCGCGCTGCTGGAAGAAAGCACGCGCTCGCTCGATTCGGTGGAAGTGGCACGGCGCAAGGAGCGCCTGGGTGCCATCGTCTCGTCCAGTTGCTCGCTGGATACCTGCAGCGTCGGCCTGAACGCGCTCAACAGCGACCTCACGCCCTCGCTCGCGCTGTTCGCCGACATCACGCGCAACCCTGCGTTCAAGGCGGACGACATCGAGCGCGTACGTGGCCAGTGGATGGCCGGCATCGCGCAGGAAAAAACCGAACCCACCGGCCTCGCGCTGCGCACGTTGCCGCCGCTGCTCTACGGCGCCAACCATGCCTACGGCATCCCGTTCACGGGCAGCGGTACCAAAAAAGCCATTGCCTCGCTCACCGCCGCGGACCTCGCCACCTTCCAGCGCGACTACCTGCGGCCCGACAACGTGCGCATCGTGGTGGCTGGCGACACCACGCTCGCCGACATCCTGCCGCGGCTGGATGCGGTCTTCGGCGACTGGCAGGCCCCCGCCACGGCGGTGCCGGCAAGGAATATCGGGCAGGTGGCGGCCCAGCCGAAGCCGCGCGTCTTCCTGGTCAATCGCACCGACGCCCCGCAGTCGCTGATCCTGGCCGGCCTGCTGGCGCCCTCCACCCGTGCGCCCGACGCACTGGACCTGGGCATCGCCAACGGTGCCTTCGGCGGCACGTTCACCTCGCGCCTCAACATGAACCTGCGTGAGGAAAAACGTTGGGCGTACGGCGCGGGCAGCATGCTTTCCGATGCCCAGGGGCAGCGTCCGCTGCTGTTCTACGCACCGGTGCAGACCGACAAGACGGCCGAATCGGCGGCGGAAATCCTCAAGGAAGCCAAGGCTGTCATCGGGCCGAAGCCGCTCACGGCCGATGAAATCGGCAACATCCAGGCGCAGCGCATCCGCGCGTTGCCCGGTAGCTTCGAGACCACGTCCTCCGTACTGGGCGCCATCAGTGGCATCCTCATCTACGGCCGCCCGGACGACTACGTGCAGACGTTGAAGTCGCGTATCGAAGGCGTCGACCGCGCCAAGGCCGAGGCCGCGCTCGCTGCCGTCATCCGTCCCGACGCCCTGACCTGGGTCATCGTCGGTGACCTGCGCAAGATCGAGGCCCCCGTGCGCGCATTGAACCTCGGCGAAGTGCACGTGATCGACGCCGACGGCCAGCCGGCGAAGGACATCGCGGCGCCGGCACCTGCACGCGCGGGCAAGACCAAGGCGCCGCCCGCGGCCAAGGCACGGTAA
- a CDS encoding efflux RND transporter periplasmic adaptor subunit, protein MKLATVIRFAVTAVVVLVAAVIGHALWKHYMYSPWTRDGRVRAEIVRIAPDVAGLVTDVKVIDNQTVKKGDLLFVVDKARYANAVAQAEANLNAAEAAARAAGASINAAQAGALQSRSNFEMYAAQSERRQKLINNVISAEDKANAVAAANAAKAGWQQAQASTKQASASQQQALAAVAQAQVELASAQLNLDRTEVRAPVDGYVTNLDVRVGDYASAGSARLALIDSHSYWIYGYFEETKLPGLRVGDPVDIRLMSGGVRLKGSVESIARGITDADNPTGSDLLADVNPTFNWVRLAQRVPVRIRIDTAHLPPGVVLSAGMTATLVVHPSSPDAVATR, encoded by the coding sequence ATGAAACTCGCCACCGTCATCCGTTTTGCCGTGACCGCCGTCGTCGTCCTTGTCGCCGCCGTGATCGGGCACGCCCTGTGGAAGCACTACATGTATTCGCCGTGGACGCGCGACGGCCGCGTGCGCGCGGAGATCGTGCGCATCGCGCCCGACGTGGCCGGTCTGGTCACCGACGTGAAGGTCATCGACAACCAGACGGTGAAGAAGGGCGACCTGCTGTTCGTCGTCGACAAGGCGCGTTACGCGAACGCGGTGGCGCAGGCCGAAGCCAACCTCAACGCCGCTGAAGCGGCGGCACGCGCTGCGGGCGCCAGCATCAACGCGGCCCAGGCCGGCGCGTTGCAGAGCCGCTCCAACTTCGAGATGTACGCCGCCCAGTCCGAACGCCGGCAGAAGCTGATCAACAACGTGATCTCGGCGGAAGACAAGGCCAACGCGGTGGCCGCCGCCAACGCGGCCAAGGCGGGGTGGCAGCAGGCCCAGGCGAGTACGAAGCAGGCCAGCGCCTCCCAGCAGCAGGCCCTGGCGGCCGTGGCCCAGGCGCAGGTCGAACTGGCTTCCGCGCAACTCAATCTCGATCGCACGGAAGTGCGCGCCCCGGTGGATGGCTATGTCACCAACCTGGACGTACGCGTCGGCGATTACGCCAGTGCCGGCAGCGCACGCCTTGCCCTGATCGACAGCCACTCGTACTGGATCTACGGCTACTTCGAAGAGACCAAGCTGCCCGGCCTGCGTGTGGGCGATCCGGTCGACATCCGCCTGATGAGCGGTGGCGTGCGGCTGAAGGGCTCGGTGGAGAGCATCGCCCGCGGCATCACCGATGCCGATAACCCGACCGGCAGCGACCTGCTGGCCGACGTGAACCCGACCTTCAACTGGGTGCGGCTCGCGCAGCGCGTGCCGGTGCGTATCCGGATCGACACGGCGCACCTGCCGCCCGGTGTGGTGCTCTCGGCCGGCATGACCGCGACCCTGGTGGTGCACCCTTCGTCCCCGGACGCGGTGGCGACGCGGTAG
- a CDS encoding YdcH family protein: MQVQDPHELQQRLAELKVEHRDLDAAIDHLAAAIGRDELQLTRLKKRKLLLKDTISRIQSRLIPDLDA, encoded by the coding sequence ATGCAGGTCCAGGATCCTCACGAGCTCCAGCAACGCCTCGCCGAACTCAAGGTCGAGCACCGCGACCTCGACGCCGCCATCGACCACCTGGCCGCCGCGATCGGCCGCGACGAGCTCCAGCTGACCCGCCTGAAGAAGCGCAAGTTGCTGCTGAAGGACACTATTTCCCGGATCCAAAGCCGGCTCATCCCCGACCTGGACGCCTGA
- a CDS encoding DUF1656 domain-containing protein translates to MPREIALGDALVPGLLILFVVALLVLWLFDSIAGRFGLYRLIWHPPLFRLAVFVCVFGAFALLLL, encoded by the coding sequence ATGCCTCGTGAAATCGCCCTCGGTGATGCACTCGTGCCGGGACTGCTCATCCTCTTCGTCGTCGCGCTGCTGGTGCTCTGGCTTTTCGACAGTATCGCCGGCCGGTTCGGGCTGTATCGCCTGATCTGGCACCCGCCGTTGTTCCGGCTCGCCGTGTTCGTCTGTGTCTTCGGCGCCTTTGCGCTGCTCCTGCTCTGA
- a CDS encoding DUF4156 domain-containing protein — MRKVLVLFVPLALSACSWGIKLDDSARNVRTAWNGDVSSCRDQGKVTVSVQSRVGPIDRDDLKVRDELEVLARNEAAKMGADTIKPLGEPNGGSQDWGAYTCGARGAAPVRGAAPAASQPAQNAAPQGGGFETVPLKQ; from the coding sequence ATGCGCAAGGTCCTCGTTCTCTTCGTCCCGCTCGCCCTCTCCGCGTGCTCGTGGGGCATCAAGCTCGACGACAGCGCGCGCAACGTCCGCACGGCCTGGAACGGCGACGTGTCCAGCTGCCGCGACCAGGGCAAGGTCACGGTGTCCGTGCAGAGCCGCGTCGGCCCCATCGATCGCGACGACCTGAAGGTCCGCGACGAACTCGAAGTGCTCGCGCGCAACGAGGCCGCAAAGATGGGCGCGGACACCATCAAGCCCCTGGGCGAACCCAACGGCGGCTCGCAGGACTGGGGTGCGTACACCTGCGGTGCCCGTGGCGCGGCTCCGGTGCGAGGCGCTGCTCCGGCGGCATCGCAGCCGGCCCAGAACGCCGCGCCGCAGGGCGGTGGTTTCGAGACAGTTCCGCTCAAGCAGTAA
- a CDS encoding MarR family winged helix-turn-helix transcriptional regulator produces MSDFARTEARLDVTLRKYPGFPRQPAVLVRLVKHLYKQVHDEANAVMKPYGLNHPEYNILMMLYGSPDNAMNPSQLAEAAGEKLANITRLTTQLCEKGYVARAGSDEDRRKVTLTLTPVGLNTITQFLPDIVTLLHRQTRNLDATEQTQLERLLKKMLAGFGE; encoded by the coding sequence ATGAGCGATTTCGCCCGCACCGAAGCACGCCTCGACGTCACTCTGCGTAAATACCCGGGGTTCCCGCGTCAGCCGGCCGTGCTCGTCCGTCTGGTCAAGCACCTCTACAAGCAGGTGCACGACGAAGCCAACGCGGTGATGAAGCCCTACGGGCTGAACCATCCGGAATACAACATCCTGATGATGCTGTACGGCTCGCCCGACAACGCGATGAACCCGTCGCAGCTGGCCGAGGCGGCCGGTGAGAAACTGGCCAACATCACCCGGCTGACCACCCAGCTGTGCGAGAAGGGCTACGTGGCCCGCGCCGGCAGCGACGAGGATCGCCGCAAGGTCACCCTGACCCTGACGCCGGTCGGGCTGAACACGATCACCCAGTTCCTCCCCGACATCGTCACGTTGCTTCACCGCCAGACTCGTAACCTCGACGCCACCGAACAGACGCAACTGGAACGCCTGCTCAAGAAGATGCTGGCCGGGTTCGGGGAGTGA